One region of Termitidicoccus mucosus genomic DNA includes:
- a CDS encoding autotransporter domain-containing protein, whose amino-acid sequence MKHTDSSPLLRAFVLLLAVAAFLPALPAQTQLPVNGTYDFYSDTLYDGAVGSLTQQVSAETVWRIADGVTVTVANNTVTGNVGGGIFGQGVVNTIRIEPLGTTGRVVFDGNSVEAEGSVFNLGMAGANLILNNVSFLNNTAQRVNVGAGQGGGAIRAASASVMTLSNVLFQRNSGRYGGAIYGAGNITVTSGTFIGNFAHGWNVVGTSLMGNANAGYGGAIATNIGSMKIGIFRDSLFNDNWARRAGGVVSTRTRYSLEFYDIVDMSNNFAGYGGAIADHSNTVETTEGILFKYTGTAPITNFVYSGNRAKGVDLDLADVSHADATGSGTFTPVAKGGGFYISMPNPATAGSGAKTRLHFEIADGVTVQIGQPGNPLAWDSIATLDASGTAALLELTGTGAAGAGRLILHADNSYFQGTVNVGTGALLLGNQNASLGGVITVASGATFGGSGTLVTHKQNDTVFAGRTSLTLANGASLTLGTDTAVDAETLYVLGNVTTGTGVTFNHDLFASGSASKLAVTGTLALSGSATINLGLLATGTFTLMEWSGTATSTSGTISNPISLGNFSLTVAGVANSPRSDAALSLAGNSLVATLTTINNLAMKWTGAEGAQWSTLAGAQNNWIDDAGSGVSSFFYADRVVFDGVADAANPANRVITIGAGGVTVSGMEVTGMERYEFRGAGGIEADAGAVAGNPAFTPTGRLVKSGVGELVFANTAANLFHGGIEISGGMVTFNRAAQLGSGTTGIVFSDSGTLRAISTVTGTLTERLTVAAGKTAELKVDGGGALTYGGTLAAGGAGATLRKTGAGAALLTGNNSASTLAFAVDEGSVTLAANAVLGGTITINSGATLAGVGAAGAGGSVRVVSGGILAAGLNTAQSGTLTVHNLALTGGAVLRMDLFKTADTGGWRKSDRILDTGVSAISGANIIDLTSFATGTFNLGNLTDLAADGRVTLSDMVLPAGGRISASLSDNGGVLQLVMTSDQSRVMTWTGGGGSTWNLAGTNWTDNGSVNQYSYGDRVLFAGAADQSILVGGAEVRVADMTVGGDADYTFTGGGIHASAGNVQDDGAGGFLFTDATGKLTKTGNGVLTFANGKNTFLGGIDLAGGVVAVSSGDQLTTSGSTGITFADSATLRAAADVVLDDAITIAAGKTGVMDSGGHTLALKGTLAGAADATLAKAGAGTVVLETNLSSFSGTLAARAGVLRVGAENLLTNGAQSAIVVDSGATLDLDGHNQSISNLSGTGEIALGDAELTYTVAPAGETFAGSFSGSGAVRKAGSGKWTLTGSSSHAGGLILQAGALGLAGNAALGEGALTVATANGVLSIEADGLDIPNAIAAGSGTLTIATNGRGVEFSGNIGGGTVVLDGTGTVALSNANGYSRLEVNTPLAIARRAESAAGTVNIRDGSTLEFRGVPSGPVNAILTGDRVLFTDSTLTLAGQNALKTLVVGAGSRVTAATTGALGGAGADIAVQDGGRLETSVQGTLGRNLLVDGGSLVFGSTAYGSGWRISSIALSGTLDFANGGEVRLGGRLSTGVHNAVVAYGGIASLPAYDANQDGMFMTVDIIDGNLLRITAYDMALEPGKDIAAGFDAMRASMDAVYSHLNDAFLAPLSGVEAPSGPASAWWFRGIGTFAEHESDKEYLGYTDNTYAGVLGYDWLSRKNLMLGGYLGYSMTRLETANDATTDIDLPVFGVYAALRRGNYYMAADLAYATGGADTARRDPLGHNVTGSYDLDSIGASLEAGRAFAFFSESTIRPSVGLQYTTLSFHDHTESGTGAVRLGDIRTDSLQAVLRIDGSKEIKLPWGLPGMVDLGLGWRQNLHNKRTDLQATLVEYPDTRLPIRGDKYDDSTIIARLGIRMMLAKATLFSLSYDYNYIPFGNHRNATRRDTFIATLRQSW is encoded by the coding sequence ATGAAACACACAGATTCCTCCCCTCTTCTCCGCGCGTTCGTGCTCCTGTTGGCAGTCGCGGCGTTTCTCCCCGCGCTCCCGGCGCAAACGCAGTTGCCCGTCAATGGCACCTACGACTTCTACTCGGACACCCTCTACGACGGTGCCGTCGGTTCCCTCACGCAACAAGTCTCCGCTGAGACCGTCTGGCGCATTGCCGACGGCGTCACCGTGACCGTCGCCAATAACACCGTCACCGGCAATGTCGGCGGCGGCATCTTTGGCCAGGGCGTGGTCAATACCATCCGGATCGAGCCGCTCGGCACGACGGGGCGCGTCGTGTTCGACGGCAACTCCGTCGAGGCCGAAGGCTCCGTCTTCAACCTCGGCATGGCCGGCGCCAACCTCATACTCAACAACGTCTCCTTCCTCAACAACACCGCCCAGCGCGTGAACGTCGGCGCCGGCCAGGGAGGCGGCGCCATCCGCGCCGCCTCCGCTTCCGTGATGACCCTGTCCAACGTCCTCTTCCAGCGCAACAGCGGCCGTTATGGCGGTGCCATCTACGGCGCCGGCAACATCACCGTCACCAGCGGTACCTTCATTGGCAACTTTGCCCACGGCTGGAACGTCGTCGGCACCTCCCTCATGGGCAATGCCAACGCCGGCTACGGCGGTGCCATCGCCACCAACATAGGCTCCATGAAAATCGGCATCTTCCGCGACTCCCTGTTCAACGACAACTGGGCTCGCCGCGCTGGTGGCGTCGTCAGCACCCGCACCCGCTACTCTCTCGAATTCTACGACATCGTTGACATGTCCAACAACTTCGCCGGCTACGGCGGCGCCATCGCCGACCACTCCAACACCGTTGAGACCACCGAGGGTATCCTCTTCAAATACACCGGCACCGCCCCCATCACCAACTTCGTCTATTCCGGCAACAGGGCCAAGGGCGTCGACCTGGACCTCGCCGACGTCTCCCACGCCGATGCCACCGGCTCCGGCACCTTCACCCCCGTCGCCAAAGGCGGCGGCTTCTACATCTCCATGCCCAACCCGGCCACCGCCGGCTCCGGCGCCAAAACCCGCCTCCACTTTGAAATTGCCGACGGCGTCACCGTCCAAATCGGCCAGCCCGGCAACCCCCTTGCCTGGGACTCCATCGCCACCCTCGACGCCAGCGGCACCGCCGCCCTCCTCGAACTCACCGGGACCGGTGCTGCCGGCGCGGGCCGCCTCATCCTCCACGCCGACAACTCCTATTTCCAAGGCACCGTCAACGTCGGCACGGGCGCCCTCCTTCTCGGCAACCAAAACGCCTCGCTCGGCGGTGTGATCACAGTGGCGTCGGGCGCAACGTTTGGCGGCTCCGGCACGCTCGTCACGCACAAACAAAACGACACCGTCTTCGCGGGACGCACCAGCCTCACGCTCGCCAACGGCGCGAGCCTCACCCTCGGCACCGACACCGCCGTCGACGCCGAGACGCTTTACGTCCTCGGCAACGTCACCACTGGCACCGGCGTCACTTTCAACCACGACCTTTTCGCCAGCGGCTCCGCCAGCAAGCTCGCCGTCACTGGCACTCTCGCCCTTTCCGGCTCCGCCACCATCAACCTCGGTCTGCTGGCCACCGGCACCTTCACCCTCATGGAATGGTCGGGCACGGCCACCTCCACCTCCGGCACCATCTCCAATCCCATTTCCCTCGGCAACTTCTCCCTCACCGTCGCCGGCGTGGCCAACAGCCCCCGCAGCGACGCCGCGCTTTCCCTCGCCGGCAACTCCCTCGTCGCCACCCTCACCACCATCAACAACCTCGCCATGAAATGGACCGGCGCCGAGGGCGCCCAGTGGTCGACCCTTGCCGGCGCGCAAAACAACTGGATCGACGACGCCGGCTCCGGCGTGAGCAGCTTCTTTTACGCCGACCGCGTGGTCTTCGACGGCGTGGCCGACGCCGCCAACCCCGCCAACCGCGTCATCACCATCGGCGCGGGCGGAGTCACCGTTTCGGGCATGGAGGTCACGGGGATGGAGCGCTACGAGTTTCGCGGCGCGGGCGGCATTGAGGCCGACGCCGGTGCCGTCGCCGGCAACCCCGCCTTCACTCCCACGGGCAGACTCGTCAAGTCCGGCGTCGGCGAACTCGTCTTCGCCAACACCGCCGCCAACCTCTTCCACGGCGGCATCGAAATCTCCGGCGGCATGGTCACCTTTAACCGCGCCGCGCAACTCGGGTCTGGCACGACCGGCATCGTGTTTTCCGACTCGGGCACGCTGCGCGCAATTTCCACTGTCACCGGCACGCTGACGGAACGTCTGACCGTCGCCGCCGGCAAAACCGCCGAGTTGAAGGTGGACGGGGGCGGTGCGCTCACCTACGGCGGCACGCTCGCCGCCGGCGGTGCGGGTGCGACGCTGCGCAAGACCGGCGCTGGCGCCGCGTTGCTCACCGGCAACAACTCGGCCAGCACCCTCGCGTTCGCAGTGGACGAGGGTTCGGTGACGCTGGCGGCAAACGCCGTGCTTGGCGGGACCATCACCATAAACTCCGGCGCCACCCTCGCCGGCGTGGGCGCGGCAGGCGCAGGCGGCTCCGTCAGGGTCGTCTCCGGCGGCATCTTGGCGGCCGGCCTGAACACCGCGCAATCCGGGACGCTCACCGTCCACAATCTTGCGCTGACCGGCGGCGCGGTGTTGCGGATGGACTTGTTCAAGACTGCCGACACCGGTGGCTGGCGGAAAAGCGACCGCATTCTCGACACCGGCGTCTCCGCCATCAGCGGTGCCAACATCATCGACCTCACTTCCTTTGCCACCGGCACCTTCAACCTTGGCAACCTCACGGACCTCGCCGCCGACGGCCGTGTGACGCTCAGCGACATGGTACTGCCCGCCGGTGGACGCATCTCGGCCTCGCTATCCGACAACGGCGGCGTGCTGCAACTGGTCATGACCTCGGACCAATCCCGCGTGATGACATGGACGGGCGGCGGCGGCTCCACCTGGAATCTCGCCGGCACCAACTGGACGGACAACGGCTCCGTCAACCAATACAGCTACGGCGACCGCGTGCTCTTCGCCGGTGCCGCCGACCAAAGCATCCTCGTCGGCGGTGCCGAGGTGCGCGTGGCCGACATGACGGTTGGCGGCGACGCGGACTACACCTTCACCGGCGGCGGCATCCACGCCTCGGCGGGCAACGTGCAGGACGACGGCGCGGGCGGTTTCCTTTTCACCGATGCCACGGGCAAGTTGACCAAGACCGGGAATGGTGTCCTCACCTTCGCGAACGGGAAAAACACTTTCCTCGGCGGCATCGACCTCGCCGGCGGCGTGGTGGCGGTGAGCAGCGGCGATCAGCTCACCACCTCCGGCTCCACCGGCATCACCTTCGCCGACTCCGCCACGCTGCGCGCCGCGGCGGATGTCGTGCTCGACGACGCCATCACCATCGCAGCGGGAAAAACCGGCGTCATGGACAGCGGCGGCCACACCTTGGCGCTCAAGGGGACGCTCGCCGGCGCGGCGGACGCCACGCTCGCCAAGGCCGGCGCGGGCACGGTGGTGCTCGAAACAAACCTCTCCAGCTTTTCCGGCACGCTTGCCGCGCGCGCCGGCGTGTTGCGCGTGGGCGCGGAAAACCTGCTCACAAACGGCGCCCAGTCCGCCATCGTCGTCGATTCCGGCGCGACGCTCGATCTCGACGGTCACAACCAGTCGATCTCCAATCTCTCCGGCACCGGCGAAATCGCCCTCGGCGACGCGGAGCTCACCTACACCGTGGCGCCCGCCGGCGAGACGTTTGCCGGGAGCTTCAGCGGAAGCGGTGCGGTGCGCAAGGCTGGCTCCGGCAAGTGGACGCTCACCGGCTCAAGCAGCCATGCCGGCGGCCTCATCCTGCAAGCCGGCGCCCTCGGCCTGGCTGGCAACGCCGCGCTCGGCGAGGGCGCGCTGACCGTCGCCACCGCAAACGGAGTGCTTTCCATCGAAGCCGACGGTCTCGACATCCCCAACGCCATCGCCGCCGGCTCGGGCACGCTCACCATCGCCACCAATGGACGCGGCGTGGAATTTTCCGGCAACATCGGCGGCGGCACCGTGGTCCTCGACGGCACCGGCACGGTGGCCCTCTCCAATGCCAACGGCTACAGCAGGCTGGAGGTGAACACTCCGCTCGCCATCGCCCGGCGCGCGGAGTCCGCCGCCGGCACCGTGAACATCCGCGACGGCTCCACGCTGGAGTTCCGCGGTGTCCCGTCCGGACCGGTGAACGCGATCCTCACCGGCGACCGCGTGCTCTTCACTGACAGCACGCTCACCCTGGCCGGACAAAACGCGCTCAAAACCCTCGTCGTCGGCGCGGGCTCCCGCGTCACCGCCGCCACCACCGGCGCGCTCGGCGGGGCGGGCGCGGACATCGCCGTTCAGGATGGCGGCAGGTTGGAAACGTCCGTTCAAGGCACGTTGGGGCGCAACCTGCTCGTGGACGGCGGCTCGCTCGTGTTCGGCTCCACCGCCTACGGCTCCGGCTGGCGCATAAGCTCCATCGCCCTCTCTGGCACATTGGACTTCGCCAACGGCGGCGAGGTCCGCCTCGGCGGCCGCCTGTCCACCGGCGTCCACAATGCCGTTGTCGCCTACGGCGGCATCGCCAGCCTGCCCGCCTACGACGCCAACCAAGACGGCATGTTCATGACGGTGGACATCATTGACGGAAACCTCCTGCGCATCACCGCCTACGACATGGCCCTCGAACCCGGCAAGGACATCGCCGCCGGCTTCGACGCGATGCGCGCCTCGATGGACGCCGTCTATTCCCATCTCAACGACGCCTTCCTCGCTCCGCTCTCCGGCGTCGAAGCCCCCTCCGGCCCTGCAAGCGCCTGGTGGTTCCGCGGCATCGGCACCTTTGCCGAGCACGAAAGCGACAAGGAATACCTCGGCTACACCGACAACACCTACGCCGGCGTCCTCGGCTACGACTGGCTCTCCCGCAAAAACCTCATGCTCGGCGGCTACCTCGGCTACTCCATGACGCGGCTGGAAACCGCCAACGACGCCACCACCGACATCGACCTGCCTGTCTTCGGCGTGTATGCCGCGCTTCGCCGCGGCAACTATTACATGGCCGCCGACCTCGCCTATGCCACCGGTGGCGCGGACACCGCGCGGCGCGACCCGCTCGGCCACAATGTGACCGGCTCCTACGACCTCGACAGCATCGGCGCCAGTCTGGAGGCGGGCCGTGCGTTCGCCTTTTTCTCCGAGAGCACCATCAGGCCCTCCGTCGGCCTCCAATACACCACCCTTTCCTTCCACGACCACACCGAGTCCGGGACGGGCGCCGTGCGGCTGGGCGACATCCGCACCGACTCCCTGCAAGCCGTGCTGAGGATTGATGGCAGCAAGGAAATCAAACTGCCTTGGGGACTTCCTGGCATGGTGGACCTCGGCCTCGGCTGGCGTCAGAACCTTCATAACAAGAGGACGGATCTCCAGGCCACCCTCGTCGAGTATCCCGATACCCGCCTGCCTATTCGCGGCGACAAGTATGACGACAGCACCATCATCGCCCGCCTGGGCATCCGCATGATGCTCGCCAAGGCCACGCTCTTCTCCCTGTCCTACGATTATAACTACATCCCCTTCGGAAATCACAGAAACGCCACGCGCCGCGACACCTTCATCGCCACGCTCCGGCAAAGCTGGTGA
- a CDS encoding glycosyl hydrolase, translating into MNTDGHGPDRLAFERVVSKRSGGTASPRRRAPKACLPLTLFVFLPVIAASFVFGCAGLVGAPIAAISPAEFRAPPAWARPHAMWQWVGYNITKEGITKDLESMKNVGVGGAIVFQITSAGTSRFAPVANVYSPGVEYYNDEWLALLRHAAAEAQRLGLELGLHNCIGWSVSGGPWIKPENAMQRVVWSETRVAGPRPYDRFLDQPATKMNHYKDIAVLLVPDGEPAPGDIINITGKMRPDGRLVCEIPRGKYTLYRFGHTPTGSKPNAAPENTDALEADKMSAAAMSLHMRSVLEPLQKHLGDYVGRSLKVIHFDSYEAGGQDWTPLMREEFQARKGYDIIPWLPVLAGRMIESKEAAEGFKRDLKAAVADMFLEYSFQLPKKMIHEAGMEMQSEPYATGPGNVARPFNTFDAVFMSDRPTTEFWFHRRADELDIWRVGSAIPFFGKTILSAEAFSGRGEHSRWSETPARLKFSGDLAFSLGINRMILHHWVHQPFPDHIKPGMSMGPWGTHFGRNQTWYEPGKAWLAYLARSQYLLQQGEKVSDFIAMDVYVPGGDVISEKSLLNHVNIKDGRLTGPTGRIYHLLAISGKDQVPLSLEALAKIEELVTRGAVVFGPKPSVAAPSLDFAADEKKFKELADRIWGKGPLPETGENSYKKGKVLWGGSVDEALRRLNVPASVEFQGSRDRDDSICWLHRQADGVDIFYFSNLGEESKHLNVALRAKNKTPETWDPETGAVRPVAIWRPTDTGANVSLSLKPNQALFVVFEKTITQDDFAVAVTTRLPADDFMVERKADGWIVKSSIPGVVELQTAAGRKLSAAIDAVPDGLVPGGPWNVEFKPPVGQPFSTKFDKLESWTRSDDKRIKYFSGTAIYTNTFRLPETAAADDLSVILNLGVVKELASVSVNGKFVATLWHTPFEVDVTGFIKPGENELRIEVANTWANRLIGDNDYPDDCEWSTGNQVEGRPLRRFPGWLLENKPRPSGQRQAFSTWDYFNKKSVLADAGLLDEPRLEFRVHAAFSRPE; encoded by the coding sequence ATGAACACGGATGGACATGGACCGGACCGGCTGGCTTTTGAGCGCGTTGTGTCGAAGCGAAGCGGCGGCACCGCTTCGCCCCGCCGCCGCGCTCCCAAAGCATGCCTGCCGCTGACTTTGTTTGTTTTTCTCCCGGTTATAGCCGCGTCGTTTGTCTTCGGTTGCGCTGGCTTGGTCGGCGCGCCCATTGCCGCCATTTCGCCGGCAGAATTTCGCGCTCCCCCGGCGTGGGCGCGTCCCCACGCCATGTGGCAGTGGGTGGGTTATAATATCACAAAAGAGGGCATTACCAAGGATCTCGAATCCATGAAAAACGTCGGCGTGGGCGGCGCGATCGTATTCCAGATCACCTCGGCGGGGACGAGCCGCTTCGCGCCCGTGGCCAATGTCTATTCTCCCGGCGTCGAATATTATAATGACGAATGGCTCGCCCTGCTGCGCCATGCCGCCGCCGAAGCCCAAAGGCTTGGTCTGGAGCTGGGCCTGCACAATTGCATCGGCTGGTCGGTCAGCGGCGGTCCCTGGATAAAACCGGAAAACGCCATGCAACGCGTCGTCTGGTCGGAAACACGGGTCGCCGGCCCGCGTCCGTATGACCGCTTTCTCGACCAGCCCGCCACCAAGATGAATCATTACAAGGATATCGCCGTGCTGCTCGTGCCCGACGGCGAGCCCGCGCCCGGCGATATTATAAACATCACCGGAAAAATGCGGCCCGACGGAAGGCTGGTCTGCGAAATACCAAGGGGAAAATACACCCTATACCGCTTCGGCCACACCCCGACCGGCTCGAAGCCCAACGCCGCGCCCGAGAACACCGACGCGCTGGAGGCCGACAAGATGAGCGCCGCCGCGATGTCCCTCCACATGCGAAGCGTGCTGGAACCGTTGCAAAAACACCTCGGCGACTATGTCGGACGTTCCCTCAAAGTCATTCATTTCGACAGTTACGAGGCGGGCGGGCAGGACTGGACGCCGCTCATGCGGGAGGAATTTCAAGCGCGGAAGGGCTATGACATCATCCCGTGGTTGCCCGTCCTCGCGGGACGCATGATTGAAAGCAAGGAGGCCGCCGAGGGGTTCAAACGTGATTTGAAGGCGGCCGTTGCAGACATGTTTCTCGAGTACAGTTTCCAGTTGCCCAAAAAAATGATCCACGAGGCGGGCATGGAAATGCAAAGCGAGCCCTATGCCACCGGGCCGGGCAACGTGGCGAGGCCGTTTAATACTTTCGACGCCGTGTTCATGTCCGACCGGCCCACCACCGAGTTCTGGTTTCACCGTCGCGCGGACGAACTCGACATCTGGCGGGTCGGCTCGGCCATCCCCTTTTTCGGGAAAACGATACTAAGCGCCGAGGCTTTTTCGGGCCGGGGCGAGCACAGCCGCTGGAGCGAGACGCCCGCGCGACTCAAGTTCAGCGGCGACCTCGCCTTTTCGCTGGGCATCAACCGCATGATCCTGCACCACTGGGTTCACCAGCCATTTCCTGATCATATAAAACCGGGCATGAGCATGGGACCTTGGGGAACGCATTTCGGGCGCAACCAGACTTGGTATGAGCCTGGCAAGGCATGGCTCGCCTATCTGGCCCGTTCGCAATATCTGCTGCAACAGGGCGAAAAGGTGTCCGATTTCATCGCAATGGATGTTTATGTTCCGGGCGGCGACGTGATTTCGGAAAAATCCCTGCTCAACCATGTTAATATAAAAGACGGCAGGCTGACCGGCCCCACCGGACGGATATATCATTTGCTCGCCATTTCCGGTAAGGACCAGGTGCCGTTGTCGCTGGAGGCGCTCGCAAAAATTGAGGAACTCGTGACCCGCGGCGCGGTTGTGTTCGGCCCAAAACCATCGGTGGCCGCGCCAAGCTTGGATTTCGCGGCAGACGAAAAGAAATTCAAGGAACTGGCCGACCGCATCTGGGGGAAAGGTCCGCTCCCGGAGACGGGGGAAAACTCATACAAAAAAGGCAAAGTGCTGTGGGGCGGTTCGGTCGATGAGGCGCTGCGTCGGTTGAATGTTCCGGCGAGTGTGGAATTTCAGGGCAGCCGGGACCGGGACGATTCCATCTGCTGGCTGCACCGGCAGGCGGACGGAGTGGATATTTTTTATTTTTCCAACCTCGGGGAGGAATCCAAACACCTGAATGTTGCGCTGAGGGCAAAAAACAAAACTCCTGAAACCTGGGATCCAGAAACCGGAGCGGTGCGCCCCGTCGCCATCTGGCGCCCGACAGACACCGGCGCAAACGTATCACTGTCCCTGAAACCCAATCAGGCTCTGTTTGTAGTCTTTGAAAAAACAATCACACAGGATGATTTTGCCGTCGCCGTAACCACCCGGCTGCCTGCGGATGATTTTATGGTGGAAAGAAAAGCGGATGGCTGGATAGTCAAATCCTCCATCCCCGGGGTCGTTGAATTGCAAACAGCCGCAGGCCGTAAATTGAGCGCGGCCATCGACGCGGTGCCTGACGGTCTGGTTCCAGGCGGGCCGTGGAATGTCGAATTCAAGCCGCCCGTCGGACAACCGTTCTCCACCAAGTTTGACAAACTCGAATCATGGACTCGCTCTGACGACAAGCGCATAAAGTATTTTTCCGGAACCGCGATATATACAAATACATTTCGTCTGCCCGAAACCGCCGCCGCCGATGATCTGTCCGTCATCCTCAATCTCGGAGTCGTGAAAGAGCTGGCTTCTGTTTCGGTCAACGGCAAGTTCGTCGCCACGCTCTGGCATACTCCGTTCGAGGTGGATGTCACTGGTTTTATAAAACCCGGCGAGAACGAGCTTCGCATCGAAGTGGCCAACACATGGGCGAACCGGCTGATCGGCGACAATGATTATCCCGACGATTGCGAGTGGAGCACGGGCAATCAAGTGGAGGGCCGGCCCCTGCGACGCTTCCCCGGCTGGCTGCTCGAAAACAAGCCGCGCCCATCGGGGCAAAGGCAGGCCTTTTCGACGTGGGATTATTTTAATAAAAAATCCGTCCTGGCCGACGCCGGCCTGCTGGACGAGCCGAGGCTGGAGTTCCGCGTGCATGCGGCCTTTTCCCGGCCTGAGTGA